In Picosynechococcus sp. PCC 7002, the following are encoded in one genomic region:
- a CDS encoding YiaA/YiaB family inner membrane protein translates to MATPKFDAPATHTNAWIFQTWLAFILSLSAMGIGIYLLPLNGWMKSYLGMGFVFSISSTISLAKTTRDLEESKRIFNRVDEAKLEKLLAEYDPFNK, encoded by the coding sequence ATGGCCACTCCTAAATTTGATGCCCCAGCCACCCACACCAACGCTTGGATTTTTCAAACCTGGTTAGCGTTTATTCTGTCCCTCAGTGCCATGGGGATCGGCATTTATTTGTTGCCCCTCAACGGTTGGATGAAAAGCTACCTGGGCATGGGGTTTGTGTTTTCGATTAGCTCTACCATTAGCCTGGCAAAGACGACTAGGGACTTAGAAGAATCAAAACGAATCTTTAATCGGGTTGATGAGGCTAAACTCGAGAAATTGTTGGCGGAATATGATCCGTTTAATAAATAG
- the glmS gene encoding glutamine--fructose-6-phosphate transaminase (isomerizing), translated as MCGIVGYLGTQAATDILVSGLERLEYRGYDSAGIATIWQEKLHSVRAKGKLYRLREKLEGNSTPATIGIGHTRWATHGKPEEHNAHPHLDMAQRVAVVQNGIVENYRELREELQGKGYTFLSETDTEVIPHLIADLLQTTKSEPEPLLAAVQKAVQRLEGAFAIAIICVDYPDELIVARQQAPLTLGFGQGEFFCASDITALIPHTRAVLTLENGEMARMTPLGMEIYNFAGDRLKKAPRTLDWNPGQVEKQGFRHYMLKEIYEQPAVVRTNLEVYLNPEAAQPINLGINDPTFLDNIDHIQIVACGTSWHASLVGKYLLEQLAGIPTFVHYASEFRYSPSPIMPNTLTIGVTQSGETADTIAALEMEKERRLHHNDHLKARLLGITNRSESTITHIVDQVLYTHAGIEIGVAATKTFTAQLMSFYFLALELAARRQTLAPEKLQHIVTGLQQIPTQIESILADQEKSIEELAHNFTDTQDFIFIGRGINFPIALEGALKLKEISYIHAEGYPAGEMKHGPIALLDAKVPVVAIAMPGDIYEKVISNAQEAKARDALLIGVTALDDTEATQTFDEVLPVAAVDEILSPLLAVIPLQLLSYHIAARRGLDVDQPRNLAKSVTVE; from the coding sequence ATGTGTGGCATTGTGGGATATTTAGGCACGCAAGCGGCAACAGATATTCTGGTCTCAGGCTTAGAACGGCTAGAGTACCGGGGTTATGATTCGGCGGGCATTGCGACGATCTGGCAAGAAAAACTCCACTCGGTACGGGCCAAGGGCAAACTATATCGTCTCCGGGAGAAATTGGAAGGGAACAGTACCCCCGCCACCATTGGCATTGGTCACACCCGCTGGGCAACCCATGGGAAACCAGAGGAACATAATGCTCACCCCCATTTGGACATGGCGCAACGGGTGGCCGTGGTTCAAAATGGCATTGTGGAAAATTACCGGGAGTTGCGGGAAGAACTCCAGGGCAAAGGCTATACTTTCCTGTCGGAAACAGACACGGAAGTCATCCCCCATCTGATTGCGGATCTGCTCCAAACGACGAAATCTGAACCGGAACCCCTCCTCGCTGCGGTACAAAAGGCTGTGCAACGGTTGGAAGGAGCCTTTGCGATCGCCATTATTTGTGTGGACTATCCCGATGAATTGATCGTTGCCCGGCAGCAAGCGCCCTTGACCCTGGGGTTTGGCCAGGGGGAATTTTTCTGTGCCTCGGATATTACGGCATTAATTCCCCACACCCGGGCAGTTCTAACCCTCGAAAACGGTGAAATGGCCCGGATGACGCCCCTGGGCATGGAAATTTATAATTTTGCGGGCGATCGCCTCAAAAAAGCCCCCCGCACCCTCGACTGGAACCCCGGTCAAGTGGAAAAACAAGGCTTCCGGCACTACATGCTCAAGGAAATCTATGAGCAGCCGGCGGTGGTGCGCACCAACCTCGAAGTCTATCTCAATCCAGAAGCAGCCCAGCCGATCAACCTCGGTATTAATGACCCCACATTTCTCGACAACATCGACCATATCCAAATCGTGGCCTGCGGTACCAGTTGGCACGCTAGCCTCGTGGGGAAATATTTACTCGAACAACTCGCTGGCATTCCCACCTTTGTGCACTATGCCTCGGAGTTTCGCTATTCTCCTTCACCGATCATGCCCAATACCCTGACCATTGGCGTGACCCAGTCCGGTGAAACCGCCGATACGATCGCCGCCCTAGAAATGGAAAAAGAGCGTCGCCTCCACCACAACGACCACCTCAAGGCCCGCCTTCTAGGTATTACCAATCGTTCGGAAAGCACGATCACCCACATCGTTGACCAAGTGCTCTATACCCATGCCGGCATTGAAATCGGCGTTGCGGCCACCAAAACCTTTACGGCGCAACTGATGAGCTTTTATTTCCTGGCTCTGGAGTTGGCGGCCCGACGTCAAACCCTCGCCCCTGAAAAACTCCAGCACATTGTCACCGGATTACAGCAGATTCCAACCCAAATTGAGTCGATCCTGGCGGATCAAGAAAAGAGCATCGAAGAATTGGCCCACAATTTCACTGATACCCAGGACTTTATCTTTATTGGTCGGGGGATTAATTTTCCCATTGCCCTAGAAGGCGCCCTCAAACTCAAGGAAATCAGCTACATCCACGCCGAGGGTTATCCTGCCGGGGAGATGAAACATGGCCCCATTGCCCTCCTGGATGCGAAGGTGCCCGTGGTGGCGATCGCCATGCCAGGGGACATTTACGAAAAAGTGATTTCCAATGCCCAGGAAGCGAAGGCACGGGATGCCCTTTTAATTGGTGTGACGGCCCTGGATGATACGGAAGCGACCCAAACCTTTGATGAAGTGTTACCAGTAGCGGCGGTGGACGAAATTTTGTCACCCCTATTGGCGGTGATTCCTCTCCAGCTCCTTTCCTATCACATCGCCGCACGACGGGGCTTAGATGTGGATCAACCGCGCAACCTCGCCAAATCTGTCACGGTGGAATAA
- a CDS encoding DUF3172 domain-containing protein, with protein MKRQTRSRYDRPPYDRPRYPEREPKKSLFNFNYATLALFGGIFVLGVTVGIGFSSSTNLNPTSIDSRLEIDRQAPDAELCQQFGASAIVTDMKIFVTLNPFNVFVTQPQMEPGCVIRQNNWAILERQNLVTSEQVNDCKRRMNTFGYTGSLQGSPSINCIYQNDAAGNLFLNQPGTTSVPESDRF; from the coding sequence ATGAAACGTCAAACTCGTTCACGTTACGATCGCCCTCCCTACGACCGTCCGAGGTATCCCGAACGGGAACCCAAAAAGTCCCTCTTTAACTTCAACTATGCAACCCTGGCACTGTTTGGGGGAATTTTTGTCCTAGGGGTGACGGTGGGCATCGGCTTTAGCTCCAGTACCAATCTTAACCCGACAAGCATTGATTCTCGCCTGGAAATTGACCGTCAGGCTCCGGATGCTGAACTTTGCCAACAATTTGGTGCGAGTGCCATTGTGACGGACATGAAAATCTTTGTGACCCTCAACCCCTTCAACGTTTTTGTCACTCAGCCGCAGATGGAACCAGGCTGTGTAATTCGGCAAAATAACTGGGCCATTCTCGAACGCCAAAACCTGGTCACCTCAGAACAGGTCAACGACTGCAAACGGCGCATGAATACCTTTGGCTATACCGGCAGCCTACAAGGGTCACCGAGTATTAACTGTATCTATCAAAATGATGCAGCAGGGAATCTTTTCCTCAATCAACCCGGAACGACCTCAGTCCCAGAATCTGACCGCTTCTAG
- a CDS encoding HepT-like ribonuclease domain-containing protein: protein MADRHTLVLLDILISARLAINYLADLSWTEFLGNIVVQDAVIRRIEIMGLAARNIPKVMHPELPQVPWFELEAIAKTMSEDYEAVNIAFVWDLVRNDLPVWAEALEVILPENLHV from the coding sequence ATGGCGGATCGGCACACATTAGTTTTATTGGATATTCTCATTTCGGCGCGGCTCGCGATTAATTATCTAGCGGATCTGAGTTGGACGGAGTTCCTCGGCAATATTGTGGTTCAGGATGCGGTGATTCGGCGGATCGAAATTATGGGTCTGGCGGCGCGAAATATTCCCAAGGTGATGCACCCAGAACTCCCCCAAGTGCCTTGGTTTGAACTAGAGGCGATCGCCAAAACCATGAGTGAAGATTACGAGGCGGTCAATATTGCCTTTGTCTGGGATCTGGTGCGTAATGATCTCCCGGTTTGGGCAGAGGCTTTAGAAGTAATCTTGCCGGAAAATCTCCACGTCTAG
- a CDS encoding histidine phosphatase family protein, producing MLFKPVSHSAWGRKLWFVRHGNRLDFVQPAWFTTALYPYDPPLCPAGHHQAQELGDRLAPETIHHIFTSPFLRTIQTSYYCAQRLNLPLKLEPGLGEWQNPHWMTRPPLTHPKAFLRQNFIHIDWRYQEKYLPDYPENAAQVQRRTIKTLKQLLKSYSGNLLLIGHKIPLGICLNYLLGTDQTISPDVCALNQLVNLGDRWLWQRQNETDFLTDPGIKVAP from the coding sequence ATGCTGTTTAAGCCTGTTTCCCATAGCGCCTGGGGCCGAAAGTTGTGGTTTGTGCGCCACGGAAATCGCTTAGATTTCGTGCAACCGGCTTGGTTTACCACGGCCCTCTATCCCTACGATCCGCCCCTTTGTCCCGCTGGCCACCACCAAGCCCAGGAGTTAGGCGATCGCCTCGCCCCAGAAACGATCCACCATATTTTCACTTCTCCTTTCCTGCGCACAATCCAAACGAGTTACTATTGCGCCCAACGTTTAAACCTCCCTCTGAAGCTAGAACCGGGCCTGGGGGAATGGCAAAATCCCCATTGGATGACTCGCCCGCCGCTGACCCACCCCAAAGCTTTTTTACGCCAAAACTTTATCCATATCGACTGGCGCTACCAGGAAAAGTATTTACCCGACTACCCCGAAAATGCCGCCCAGGTGCAGCGACGGACGATTAAGACCCTCAAGCAGTTACTAAAATCTTATTCCGGCAACTTGCTTTTGATTGGCCACAAAATTCCCCTGGGCATTTGTCTGAATTATCTACTGGGAACAGACCAAACCATTAGCCCCGATGTGTGTGCCCTCAATCAACTGGTTAACCTTGGCGATCGCTGGCTCTGGCAACGGCAAAATGAGACTGATTTTTTGACAGACCCAGGCATCAAGGTGGCCCCTTAA
- a CDS encoding LOG family protein, with protein sequence MKNEANGQPSPCFPVSLSEQTMSYDIVQEAVLSLWQVVNGLSSIQPPRRDRYRVTIFGSARITRDSPLYQDVRRLASELTTLGCDIVTGGGPGLMEAANEGSVLADPHDRTKSIGIRVDLGFEQEVNPFVEEVFQHQTFFSRLHHFVLVSDAFVVMPGGIGTTLEALMIWQLLQVRSIHNMPFILVGDMWTELVQWAEQTMVPQMADAVDFEIPVCVGSVDEAIARLKLSHQAWAQCSP encoded by the coding sequence ATGAAAAACGAAGCGAACGGCCAACCTTCCCCTTGCTTTCCTGTTAGCCTCAGCGAACAGACCATGAGCTATGACATTGTGCAAGAAGCCGTGTTATCCCTCTGGCAAGTGGTCAATGGCCTGAGTAGTATTCAGCCGCCCCGCCGCGATCGCTATCGCGTGACAATTTTTGGTTCGGCCCGGATTACCCGTGACTCGCCCCTCTACCAAGACGTGCGCCGCTTAGCCAGTGAGTTGACGACCCTCGGCTGTGACATTGTGACGGGGGGTGGCCCTGGTTTGATGGAAGCAGCGAACGAAGGCAGTGTTTTAGCAGATCCCCATGACCGGACAAAATCCATTGGTATTCGCGTGGATTTGGGGTTTGAACAGGAGGTTAATCCCTTTGTCGAAGAGGTGTTTCAGCACCAGACTTTTTTCTCACGCCTGCACCATTTCGTTTTGGTTTCCGATGCGTTTGTGGTGATGCCGGGGGGAATTGGGACAACCCTCGAAGCGTTGATGATTTGGCAATTGCTCCAGGTGCGTTCGATCCATAATATGCCGTTTATTTTGGTGGGCGACATGTGGACAGAATTAGTCCAGTGGGCCGAACAAACCATGGTGCCCCAGATGGCCGATGCAGTGGATTTTGAAATTCCTGTGTGTGTTGGGTCGGTGGATGAGGCGATCGCCCGTTTGAAACTCTCCCATCAGGCCTGGGCGCAATGCTCCCCCTAG
- a CDS encoding DUF4359 domain-containing protein — protein sequence MKFSQISGVVSGFGVVALGAIAYLTNPPLSQYRNYAGEQIAIYLKDNVCQNSGDDLPLGLGNLQSDLLRNYCKTLVDASQAQLGEIVSRQTSVNNYFFFSIYQTDIVLPEPFPRYSFETVGIFQQFYTYRAEKS from the coding sequence ATGAAATTTTCTCAAATTAGCGGTGTGGTCAGCGGCTTCGGCGTTGTTGCCCTTGGGGCGATCGCCTACTTAACCAATCCTCCCCTGAGCCAGTATCGCAATTATGCGGGCGAACAGATTGCCATCTATCTCAAGGATAATGTCTGCCAAAATTCGGGTGATGATCTGCCCCTCGGTTTAGGCAATCTCCAAAGCGATTTGCTGCGCAACTACTGCAAAACCCTAGTGGACGCGAGCCAGGCCCAATTGGGCGAAATCGTCAGTCGGCAAACCAGCGTCAATAATTATTTTTTCTTTAGCATCTACCAAACGGATATCGTTTTGCCGGAGCCCTTTCCACGGTACTCCTTTGAGACGGTGGGCATCTTCCAGCAGTTCTACACCTACCGGGCAGAAAAAAGCTAG
- a CDS encoding Cof-type HAD-IIB family hydrolase produces MQDIRLLVLDIDGTISGKINQVSPQVLEAIQAAQRKGIKVAIATGRMFCSAKRFYEAIASDVPLIAYNGAWIQDPLQTLPHQQLSVPADIALDILDFLSTKNWRSQLHLHVYHNDELYVDDFNERTAAYQERTGCKANLLTDLRDIVAQAPTKILAVCHTETVPKTLLPLVQKRYTQQQIYCTQSTAVYVEFTSPTATKGQAVKFLTEEILGLQAANVMAIGDNFNDREMLEYAGIGVAMGDAPTALKAVADAVTTSVEEDGVAEAIAKFLL; encoded by the coding sequence ATGCAGGACATTCGCCTACTGGTGTTGGATATTGACGGCACGATTTCCGGGAAAATAAACCAAGTGAGTCCCCAGGTTTTAGAGGCGATCCAAGCGGCCCAACGGAAAGGGATCAAAGTGGCGATCGCCACCGGGCGTATGTTTTGTTCGGCCAAGCGATTTTACGAAGCCATTGCCTCCGATGTTCCTTTGATTGCCTATAACGGCGCTTGGATTCAAGACCCGCTACAAACTCTCCCCCATCAGCAGCTTTCAGTGCCAGCCGATATTGCCCTTGATATTCTCGATTTTCTTAGCACTAAGAATTGGCGATCGCAGCTCCATTTGCACGTCTATCACAACGACGAATTATATGTCGATGACTTCAATGAGCGGACTGCGGCTTACCAAGAGAGAACGGGTTGCAAGGCAAATTTGCTCACCGATTTGCGGGATATTGTGGCCCAGGCTCCCACAAAAATTCTTGCGGTTTGCCACACAGAAACGGTACCGAAAACCCTCTTGCCCCTCGTGCAAAAACGCTACACCCAGCAGCAAATTTACTGTACCCAGTCCACGGCTGTGTATGTAGAATTCACCTCACCGACGGCGACGAAAGGCCAAGCGGTAAAATTTCTCACTGAAGAAATTCTGGGGTTGCAGGCTGCTAACGTGATGGCCATTGGCGACAATTTTAACGACCGAGAAATGCTCGAATATGCGGGGATTGGGGTTGCCATGGGGGATGCTCCTACTGCCCTCAAAGCCGTTGCGGATGCGGTGACAACCTCCGTCGAAGAGGATGGAGTCGCCGAGGCGATCGCCAAATTTTTGCTTTAA
- a CDS encoding aminotransferase class I/II-fold pyridoxal phosphate-dependent enzyme produces the protein MTPLFSRLLALAHDNHAAFYAPGHKGGQGIFSGLAQAWGKEIFRADLPELPGLDNLFAPEGVILEAQTLAAETFGADQTWFLVNGSTCGIIAAILATVGEGEKILLPRNVHQSAISGLILSGAMPVFVNPPYDPQWDLSYGLTPESVEQALQIHPDIKAVFVLSPTYQGVCPNLKEIAAITQRHNIPLIVDEAHGSHFKFHPNFPPPVLELGADLVIQSTHKTLGAMTQASMLHRQGARVDPQKINRALQLVESTSPSYLLLASLDAARAQMAAQGETLWSETLALAQRARQALTSIPGLKIFDPQPQAGIEYFDPTRLTVDVSGLGLTGYAADEILTETLDVIAELPLGRSLTFILTFGNTNQDIQRLIDAFQTLSQNNQAQQPLNKPNISTDQPKTCYGLPQLSPRQAFFATSRAITLEASLNQICAELICPYPPGIPAIMPGEKITAATLASLRQTLQLGGVITGASDPSLKTIRVID, from the coding sequence ATGACGCCCCTGTTTTCGCGCCTGCTCGCCCTCGCCCACGATAACCATGCAGCCTTCTATGCCCCCGGTCACAAAGGTGGTCAGGGGATTTTTTCTGGGTTGGCACAAGCCTGGGGGAAGGAAATTTTTCGGGCGGATTTACCGGAGCTCCCCGGTCTCGATAATTTATTTGCGCCAGAAGGGGTGATTTTAGAGGCTCAAACCCTAGCTGCCGAAACCTTTGGGGCCGATCAAACCTGGTTTTTGGTCAATGGTTCCACCTGTGGGATTATCGCCGCCATTTTAGCGACGGTGGGGGAAGGGGAAAAAATTCTCTTACCCCGCAATGTCCATCAATCGGCCATTTCCGGCTTGATTTTGTCTGGGGCGATGCCAGTTTTTGTGAATCCGCCCTACGATCCCCAATGGGATTTGAGTTATGGTTTAACGCCAGAATCTGTTGAGCAAGCCTTGCAAATTCATCCTGATATTAAAGCGGTTTTTGTTCTTTCTCCCACCTATCAAGGGGTTTGTCCAAATTTAAAGGAGATCGCCGCCATTACCCAGCGCCACAATATTCCGCTCATCGTTGACGAAGCCCACGGTAGTCACTTTAAATTTCATCCTAATTTCCCGCCCCCTGTCCTCGAACTCGGTGCTGATCTGGTGATCCAATCGACCCACAAAACTCTGGGAGCGATGACCCAAGCTTCGATGCTCCATCGACAAGGAGCCAGGGTTGATCCCCAGAAAATCAACCGTGCTTTGCAACTTGTCGAATCCACCAGTCCCAGCTATTTACTCCTGGCTTCCCTGGATGCGGCCCGCGCCCAAATGGCAGCACAGGGCGAAACCCTTTGGTCAGAAACACTCGCTTTGGCGCAACGAGCACGGCAAGCTTTGACCTCGATTCCAGGATTAAAAATTTTTGATCCCCAACCCCAGGCAGGCATCGAATATTTTGATCCCACCCGCCTCACCGTTGATGTTTCGGGTTTAGGGTTAACAGGTTATGCCGCAGATGAAATCTTAACGGAAACTTTGGATGTGATTGCAGAACTCCCCCTGGGGCGATCGCTCACTTTTATCCTCACCTTTGGCAATACAAACCAGGATATTCAGCGGCTAATCGATGCGTTTCAAACCCTTAGTCAAAACAATCAAGCACAACAGCCTTTAAACAAGCCAAACATTTCAACCGATCAGCCTAAAACCTGCTATGGACTGCCACAACTCTCGCCGCGCCAAGCTTTTTTTGCCACCAGTAGAGCCATTACCCTTGAAGCCAGTCTCAATCAAATTTGCGCGGAGTTGATTTGTCCTTATCCCCCTGGGATTCCGGCGATTATGCCCGGCGAAAAAATTACGGCAGCAACCCTCGCCAGCTTGCGCCAGACGTTACAACTGGGGGGAGTGATTACCGGGGCTAGTGATCCCAGCTTAAAAACGATTCGCGTGATTGATTAA
- a CDS encoding heme o synthase, producing the protein MLGTSLSPHHENFWAVIKSYYQLTKPRIIPLLLITTAASMWIASHGHIDPVKLLITLLGGTLAAASAQTLNCIYDQDIDFSMQRTRKRPIPSGRVQPRHALIFALILGSLSFSLLMVFVNLLSACLALSGIVFYMLVYTHWLKRHHVQNIVIGGAAGSIPPLVGWAAVTGQLDWSAWILFALIFLWTPPHFWALALMIKEDYAEVEVPMLPVVKGEKITVDQIWIYTLIVVPFSLLLVFPFQASGLFYAIAALVLGAIFIQKAWELKQNPFDQSLAKSMFKYSILYMMLLCTAMVVDSLPAVHDVTALVTTTLASLT; encoded by the coding sequence ATGCTCGGCACCAGCCTTTCTCCGCACCATGAAAACTTTTGGGCGGTTATCAAAAGCTATTACCAACTCACCAAACCCCGCATTATTCCCCTACTGCTGATTACCACCGCTGCTTCGATGTGGATTGCCTCCCACGGTCACATTGACCCGGTAAAGTTACTGATTACGTTGCTGGGGGGAACCCTCGCCGCAGCCTCTGCCCAAACCCTCAACTGTATCTATGACCAGGACATCGATTTTTCGATGCAGCGCACCCGTAAGCGGCCCATTCCTTCCGGTCGCGTTCAACCACGCCATGCTTTAATTTTTGCGCTGATTTTGGGGAGTTTGTCTTTTTCCCTGTTAATGGTATTTGTGAACCTGCTTAGCGCCTGTTTAGCGTTATCGGGCATTGTGTTTTATATGCTGGTCTATACCCACTGGCTGAAACGGCACCACGTACAAAATATTGTGATCGGTGGGGCCGCAGGCTCGATTCCGCCCCTGGTGGGTTGGGCGGCGGTTACGGGTCAGTTGGATTGGTCGGCCTGGATTTTGTTTGCACTGATTTTCCTCTGGACGCCGCCCCATTTCTGGGCCTTGGCCTTGATGATCAAAGAAGATTATGCAGAAGTTGAGGTGCCGATGCTGCCCGTGGTCAAGGGAGAGAAAATAACCGTCGATCAAATTTGGATTTACACATTAATCGTTGTGCCCTTTAGTTTGTTGCTGGTGTTCCCATTCCAAGCGTCTGGGCTGTTTTATGCGATCGCCGCCTTAGTGCTGGGAGCCATTTTTATCCAAAAAGCCTGGGAATTGAAGCAAAATCCCTTTGATCAGTCCCTAGCAAAGTCAATGTTTAAATATTCGATCCTTTACATGATGTTGCTTTGTACAGCGATGGTGGTGGATAGTTTACCTGCGGTGCATGATGTCACTGCCCTGGTGACCACAACCTTAGCCTCCCTGACTTAA
- a CDS encoding COX15/CtaA family protein yields the protein MAHSISSPNSFSPASDQVKTWVRRLVWKMAIATLLLMAIGSATRVMNAGLACPDWPLCYGQLVPTQQMNLQVFLEWFHRLDAMLIGLSAIALVGLTLWFRTVLPRWLPWAASFALFLIVFQGILGGLTVTELLRFDIVTAHLGTALFFFVTLLTIGSCLSDYRGNGTAGKLPWFGLTAAIFIYLQSLSGGLVASQWALHQCFFQGDMCVVMDSHIVGVVPATLATLVTVIIAWRTPALHPALRSLANVAMLLVCLQILIGVATFKLHLQVEPLTVTHQAVGASLLGTLAMFSVFAFRDRQPHTS from the coding sequence ATGGCTCATTCCATTTCATCTCCAAATTCTTTTTCGCCAGCGAGTGATCAGGTGAAAACATGGGTTCGTCGTTTGGTTTGGAAAATGGCGATCGCCACCTTGTTGTTAATGGCGATTGGCAGTGCAACACGGGTGATGAATGCGGGACTGGCTTGTCCGGATTGGCCCCTGTGCTACGGGCAACTGGTGCCGACCCAACAGATGAATTTACAGGTTTTCTTGGAGTGGTTCCACCGTTTAGACGCGATGTTGATCGGTCTCTCGGCGATCGCCTTGGTGGGACTCACTCTCTGGTTCCGGACGGTACTACCCCGTTGGCTGCCATGGGCCGCGAGCTTTGCCCTGTTTTTGATTGTGTTTCAAGGGATCCTAGGAGGATTAACCGTCACCGAATTGCTACGCTTTGATATCGTCACAGCCCACCTGGGGACGGCTCTCTTTTTCTTTGTTACCCTGCTCACCATTGGCAGTTGTTTGAGTGACTATCGCGGCAACGGCACCGCCGGAAAATTACCTTGGTTTGGTTTGACGGCAGCCATTTTTATTTATCTCCAAAGCCTGTCCGGAGGTTTAGTCGCCTCCCAGTGGGCCTTGCACCAGTGCTTTTTCCAAGGGGATATGTGTGTGGTGATGGACAGTCACATCGTCGGTGTTGTCCCTGCTACCCTCGCAACGCTCGTCACTGTGATCATAGCTTGGCGGACACCAGCGCTCCACCCTGCTCTCCGCAGCCTGGCCAATGTCGCCATGTTACTGGTGTGCTTACAAATTCTCATTGGGGTAGCCACCTTTAAACTGCATCTGCAAGTGGAGCCTCTCACCGTGACCCACCAGGCCGTTGGGGCGAGCCTCCTTGGGACTTTGGCGATGTTTTCTGTCTTTGCGTTCCGCGATCGCCAGCCCCACACCAGTTAA
- a CDS encoding cytochrome c oxidase subunit II yields the protein MNIPNSITTLIAGIAITLISLWYGQNHGLLPVAASADANDVDELFNLMMTIATGLFILIEGVLVICLIRFRRKQGDLTDGPAIEGNVPLEIVWTAIPTVIVFILAIYSFEIYNKMGGLDPMVSGGGMTMAHHHQHNPNTMDNMVAMEPDSKIAIGIGKSMSANDEDPLVVDVNGLQYAWIFTYPDTGIVSGDLHVPVDRPIQLNMKAADVIHAFWLPEFRIKQDVMPGQVSQLSFVANREGTYPVICAELCGSYHGGMKTTMTVETAEGYDQWVQSRTVALQDGEGQPLPVDSTALTDAEFLQAYAEEMGIIENTLEQIPHHPLGMMSMAQ from the coding sequence GTGAATATTCCCAATAGCATCACGACCTTGATCGCTGGAATTGCCATTACCCTCATCAGTCTCTGGTACGGTCAAAACCATGGTTTACTACCCGTTGCCGCCTCCGCCGACGCCAATGATGTCGATGAATTGTTTAATCTGATGATGACCATTGCCACTGGTCTTTTTATCTTGATTGAAGGGGTTTTGGTGATTTGTCTAATTCGATTTCGCCGCAAACAGGGGGATTTAACCGATGGCCCGGCGATCGAAGGCAATGTTCCCCTAGAGATTGTCTGGACAGCGATCCCCACCGTCATCGTCTTTATTTTGGCGATCTATAGCTTTGAAATCTATAACAAAATGGGCGGCCTCGACCCGATGGTCTCTGGGGGCGGTATGACCATGGCCCACCATCATCAACATAACCCCAATACCATGGACAACATGGTGGCAATGGAACCAGATTCTAAAATTGCCATTGGCATTGGTAAATCCATGTCGGCCAATGATGAAGATCCTTTAGTGGTTGACGTGAATGGCCTGCAATATGCCTGGATTTTCACCTACCCCGATACGGGCATTGTCTCCGGGGATCTCCATGTGCCTGTGGATCGCCCAATTCAACTCAACATGAAAGCAGCAGACGTGATCCATGCTTTCTGGCTCCCAGAATTTCGCATTAAACAAGATGTGATGCCCGGCCAGGTTTCACAACTGAGCTTTGTGGCCAACCGAGAAGGCACCTACCCGGTGATTTGTGCAGAATTGTGCGGCTCTTACCATGGCGGCATGAAAACTACGATGACCGTTGAAACGGCAGAGGGTTATGACCAATGGGTGCAGTCGCGCACAGTGGCGCTGCAAGATGGCGAGGGTCAACCGTTACCCGTCGATTCTACGGCCTTAACCGATGCAGAATTTCTCCAGGCCTACGCCGAGGAGATGGGGATTATTGAAAATACCCTAGAGCAGATTCCCCATCATCCTTTGGGAATGATGTCGATGGCCCAGTAA